Proteins encoded in a region of the Pseudomonas denitrificans (nom. rej.) genome:
- the urtB gene encoding urea ABC transporter permease subunit UrtB: MPTALLHLLRLCAMTLVALLPQLAFAGPAQDFASADNDARARLLEQWAAAPDADRLPLLEAIQSGRLAVDAQGRAFLLGDAGQYQPADGGAAPVGEPDKLRLNNRLRGLVNTAMASHQLVADSVEVRLEAARQLQKSARPAQRTLLEYRLNEESNDGVKAALQLALANLQLADPAPAVRLSAVRLLGESGDPQARTRLENLLDPAVEPDDSVRTAAATSLGQVKRRLLMGDLLGQAFSGLSLGSILLLAALGLAITYGLLGVINMAHGEMLMLGAYSTYVVQLLCQRYATGLLELYPLLALPVAFLVTACIGMALERTVIRHLYGRPLETLLATWGISLVLIQLVRVLFGAQNVEVANPAWLSGGIQVLPNLVLPWNRIVIIGFALFVLALTWLLLNRTRLGLNVRAVTQNRNMAACCGVPTGRVDMLAFGLGSGIAGLGGVALSQVGNVGPDLGQSYIIDSFLVVVLGGVGQLAGSVFAAFGLGVANKILEPQIGAVLGKILILALIILFIQKRPQGLFALKGRVID; the protein is encoded by the coding sequence ATGCCCACTGCCTTGCTCCACCTGCTCCGCCTCTGCGCCATGACGCTAGTCGCGCTGCTGCCGCAGCTCGCCTTCGCCGGCCCCGCGCAGGACTTCGCCAGCGCCGACAACGACGCCCGCGCCAGACTGCTCGAACAATGGGCCGCCGCGCCTGATGCCGATCGCCTGCCGTTGCTGGAAGCTATCCAGTCCGGCCGTCTCGCCGTCGATGCGCAGGGCCGTGCCTTCCTCCTCGGTGACGCAGGGCAATACCAGCCCGCGGATGGCGGCGCCGCGCCGGTCGGCGAGCCCGACAAGCTGCGCCTGAACAACCGCCTGCGCGGCCTGGTGAACACCGCCATGGCCAGCCACCAGCTGGTCGCCGACAGCGTCGAAGTGCGTCTTGAAGCCGCCCGCCAGCTGCAGAAGAGCGCCCGCCCGGCGCAACGCACGCTGCTCGAATATCGCCTCAACGAAGAATCCAACGACGGCGTAAAAGCCGCCCTGCAACTGGCCCTGGCCAACCTGCAGCTGGCCGACCCGGCTCCGGCGGTGCGCCTCTCCGCCGTGCGCCTGCTGGGCGAGTCCGGCGACCCGCAGGCACGCACTCGCCTGGAGAATCTGCTCGATCCCGCCGTCGAACCCGACGATTCGGTACGCACCGCCGCCGCCACCAGCCTCGGCCAGGTCAAGCGCCGGCTGCTGATGGGCGACCTGCTCGGCCAGGCCTTCAGCGGCCTGTCGCTGGGCTCGATCCTGCTGCTCGCCGCCCTCGGCCTGGCGATCACCTACGGCCTGCTCGGGGTGATCAACATGGCCCACGGCGAGATGCTGATGCTCGGCGCCTACTCCACCTATGTGGTGCAACTGCTCTGCCAGCGCTACGCGACCGGCCTGCTGGAGCTGTACCCGCTGCTCGCCCTGCCGGTGGCCTTCCTGGTCACCGCGTGCATCGGCATGGCGCTGGAGCGCACGGTGATCCGCCATCTCTATGGGCGCCCGCTGGAAACCCTGCTCGCCACCTGGGGCATCAGCCTGGTGCTGATCCAATTGGTGCGCGTGCTGTTCGGCGCGCAGAACGTCGAGGTGGCCAACCCGGCGTGGCTGTCCGGCGGCATCCAGGTGCTGCCCAACCTCGTGCTGCCGTGGAACCGTATCGTCATCATCGGCTTCGCACTGTTCGTGCTGGCACTCACCTGGCTGCTGCTCAACCGTACACGGCTGGGCCTGAACGTCCGCGCCGTCACCCAGAACCGCAACATGGCCGCCTGCTGCGGCGTGCCCACCGGCCGCGTGGACATGCTCGCCTTCGGCCTCGGCTCGGGCATCGCCGGCCTCGGTGGCGTGGCGCTGTCGCAGGTTGGCAACGTCGGCCCGGACCTGGGCCAGAGCTACATCATCGACTCCTTCCTGGTGGTGGTGCTCGGCGGTGTCGGCCAGCTCGCCGGCAGCGTGTTCGCCGCCTTCGGCCTGGGCGTGGCGAACAAGATCCTCGAACCGCAGATCGGCGCGGTGCTGGGCAAGATCCTGATCCTCGCGCTGATCATCCTGTTCATCCAGAAACGTCCGCAGGGGCTCTTCGCTCTGAAAGGGAGGGTCATCGATTGA
- the urtC gene encoding urea ABC transporter permease subunit UrtC yields the protein MNQPLTVTAAQKAGPKLTAGLVGAALVVLLILPLLHLLPENHALHLSAYGLTLTGKILCYAIVALALDLVWGYAGLLSLGHGLFFALGGYAMGMYLMREAAGDQLPAFMTFLSWTELPWYWAGTQHFLWALCLVVLAPGLLALVFGFFAFRSRIKGVYFSIMTQALTFAGMLLFFRNETGFGGNNGFTNFRSILGFPITAPGTRAALFIAIVLLLAASLAIGFALARSKFGRVLTALRDAENRLMFCGYDPRGYKLFVWTLSAVLCGLAGALFVPLVGIINPSEMSPTNSIEAAVWVALGGRGTLIGPLLGAGVVNGAKSWFTVAFPEYWLFFLGALFIIVTLYLPRGILGLIKREKEQ from the coding sequence TTGAACCAGCCACTTACCGTGACGGCCGCGCAGAAGGCCGGCCCGAAACTCACCGCCGGGCTCGTCGGCGCCGCCCTCGTCGTGCTGCTGATCCTGCCGCTGCTGCACCTGCTGCCGGAGAACCACGCGCTGCACCTCTCCGCCTACGGGCTGACGCTCACCGGCAAGATCCTCTGCTACGCCATAGTCGCGCTGGCCCTGGACCTGGTCTGGGGCTATGCCGGCCTGTTGTCGCTGGGCCACGGGCTGTTCTTCGCCCTCGGCGGTTACGCCATGGGCATGTATCTGATGCGCGAGGCGGCCGGCGACCAGTTGCCAGCCTTCATGACCTTCCTCTCCTGGACGGAGCTGCCCTGGTACTGGGCCGGCACCCAGCATTTCCTCTGGGCACTGTGCCTGGTGGTGCTGGCGCCCGGCCTGCTGGCGCTGGTATTCGGCTTCTTCGCCTTCCGCTCGCGGATCAAGGGCGTGTACTTCTCGATCATGACCCAGGCGCTGACCTTCGCCGGCATGCTGCTGTTCTTCCGCAACGAGACGGGCTTCGGCGGCAACAACGGCTTCACCAACTTCCGCAGCATCCTCGGCTTTCCGATCACCGCGCCGGGCACCCGCGCGGCGCTGTTCATCGCCATCGTCCTGCTGCTGGCGGCGAGCCTGGCCATCGGCTTCGCCCTGGCGCGCAGCAAGTTCGGCCGGGTGCTCACCGCCCTGCGCGACGCCGAGAACCGCCTGATGTTCTGCGGCTATGACCCGCGCGGCTACAAGCTCTTCGTCTGGACCCTGAGCGCCGTGCTCTGCGGTCTCGCCGGCGCGTTGTTCGTGCCGCTGGTGGGGATCATCAACCCCAGCGAAATGTCGCCGACCAACTCCATCGAGGCCGCCGTCTGGGTCGCCCTCGGCGGGCGCGGCACGCTGATCGGCCCGCTGCTCGGCGCAGGCGTGGTGAACGGCGCGAAGAGCTGGTTCACGGTGGCCTTCCCCGAGTACTGGCTGTTCTTCCTCGGCGCGCTGTTCATCATCGTCACCCTGTACCTGCCGCGCGGCATCCTCGGCCTGATCAAGCGGGAGAAAGAGCAATGA
- the urtD gene encoding urea ABC transporter ATP-binding protein UrtD yields the protein MRAVPHLMLEPAYDPNRDPGASRDAIGIGSSASGQLDVRHGTILTLEDINVSFDGFRALRDLTLYIGVGELRCIIGPNGAGKTTLMDVITGKTRPDNGKAYFGETLDLTRMSEVEIAQAGIGRKFQKPTVFEALSVFENLELAQKTDKSVWASLRAKLSGEQKDRIEQVLTTIRLRESRNRPAGLLSHGQKQFLEIGMLLVQEPQLLLLDEPVAGMTDAETEFTAELFKSLAGQHSLMVVEHDMGFVGSIADHVSVLHQGHVLAEGSLEEVQANEQVIEVYLGR from the coding sequence ATGAGAGCAGTCCCCCACCTGATGCTGGAACCGGCCTACGATCCCAACCGCGACCCGGGCGCCAGCCGCGATGCCATCGGCATCGGCTCGAGCGCCAGCGGCCAGCTGGACGTGCGCCACGGCACCATCCTCACCCTGGAAGACATCAACGTCAGCTTCGACGGCTTCCGCGCCCTGCGCGACCTCACGCTGTACATCGGCGTCGGCGAGCTGCGCTGCATCATCGGCCCCAACGGCGCGGGCAAGACCACGCTGATGGACGTCATCACCGGCAAGACCCGTCCGGACAACGGCAAGGCCTACTTCGGCGAAACCCTCGACCTCACCCGCATGAGCGAGGTGGAGATCGCCCAGGCCGGCATCGGTCGCAAGTTCCAGAAGCCCACGGTGTTCGAGGCGCTCTCGGTGTTCGAGAACCTGGAGCTCGCGCAGAAGACCGACAAGTCGGTGTGGGCCAGCCTGCGGGCGAAGCTCTCCGGCGAGCAGAAGGACCGCATCGAGCAAGTGCTCACCACCATCCGCCTGCGCGAGTCGCGTAACCGCCCCGCCGGGCTGCTCTCCCACGGGCAGAAGCAGTTCCTGGAGATCGGCATGCTGCTGGTGCAGGAGCCGCAACTGCTGTTGCTGGACGAGCCGGTGGCAGGCATGACCGACGCCGAGACCGAGTTCACCGCTGAGCTGTTCAAGTCCCTCGCCGGCCAGCACTCGCTGATGGTGGTGGAGCACGACATGGGCTTCGTCGGCAGCATCGCCGACCACGTCAGCGTGCTGCACCAGGGGCACGTGCTGGCCGAGGGTTCGCTGGAGGAAGTGCAGGCGAACGAGCAGGTCATAGAGGTCTATCTCGGCCGCTGA
- the urtE gene encoding urea ABC transporter ATP-binding subunit UrtE gives MLQVDKLHQYYGGSHILRGLSFDAKIGEVTCLLGRNGVGKTTLLRCLMGLVPAKDGKVSWEGKPITGFKPHQRVHAGIAYVPQGREIFPRLTVEENLLMGLSRFSAGEAKAVPEFIYELFPVLREMKQRRGGDLSGGQQQQLAIGRALASRPRLLILDEPTEGIQPSVIKEIGAVIRKLAERGDMAILLVEQFYDFAAELADQYLVMSRGEIVQQGRGADMESDGVRGLVTI, from the coding sequence ATGCTGCAAGTCGACAAACTGCACCAGTACTACGGCGGCAGCCACATCCTGCGTGGCCTGTCGTTCGACGCGAAGATCGGCGAGGTCACCTGCCTGCTCGGGCGCAACGGCGTGGGCAAGACCACCCTGCTGCGCTGCCTGATGGGCCTGGTGCCGGCCAAGGACGGCAAGGTCAGTTGGGAGGGCAAGCCGATCACCGGCTTCAAGCCGCACCAGCGCGTGCATGCCGGCATCGCCTACGTGCCACAGGGGCGGGAAATCTTTCCGCGCCTGACGGTTGAGGAAAACCTGCTGATGGGCCTGTCGCGCTTCAGCGCCGGCGAAGCCAAGGCCGTGCCGGAGTTCATCTACGAGTTGTTCCCGGTGCTGCGGGAGATGAAGCAGCGTCGCGGCGGCGATCTTTCCGGCGGCCAGCAGCAACAGCTCGCCATCGGCCGCGCGCTGGCCAGCCGGCCGCGCCTGCTGATCCTCGACGAGCCCACCGAAGGCATCCAGCCCTCGGTGATCAAGGAGATCGGCGCAGTGATCCGCAAGCTCGCCGAACGGGGCGACATGGCCATCCTGCTGGTGGAGCAGTTCTACGATTTCGCCGCCGAACTGGCCGACCAGTACCTGGTGATGTCCCGTGGCGAGATCGTCCAGCAGGGCCGTGGCGCAGACATGGAAAGTGACGGCGTGCGCGGGTTGGTGACCATCTGA
- a CDS encoding GNAT family N-acetyltransferase — MPITLRPAVNDDAGFAAVCVAAAYAQWIPKLGRKPGPMLDDYHAVIAEDRVLIAEQDGAPVGLLVMRETDEGFLLDNIAVLPECAGQGVGRVLLVHAEEAAVQLGYQSLYLYTNERMVENIELYAKNGYQEYARRLENGFRRVYMRKQLG; from the coding sequence ATGCCGATCACCCTGCGCCCCGCCGTCAACGACGACGCCGGATTCGCCGCGGTCTGCGTGGCGGCGGCCTACGCCCAGTGGATTCCCAAGCTGGGTCGCAAGCCTGGGCCGATGCTCGACGACTACCACGCGGTGATCGCCGAGGACCGCGTGCTGATCGCCGAACAGGACGGCGCACCGGTCGGCCTGCTGGTGATGCGCGAGACCGACGAGGGCTTCCTGCTCGACAACATCGCCGTGCTGCCCGAGTGCGCTGGCCAAGGTGTCGGCCGCGTGCTGCTGGTGCATGCCGAAGAGGCCGCCGTGCAATTGGGCTACCAGTCGCTGTACCTCTACACCAACGAGCGCATGGTGGAGAACATCGAGCTGTACGCGAAGAACGGCTACCAGGAATACGCGCGCCGGCTGGAGAACGGCTTCCGCCGCGTGTACATGCGCAAGCAGCTGGGCTGA
- a CDS encoding urease accessory protein UreD codes for MNAPATLFHPAWHAELELAYARIGDGTRPVTRRHLGPLRVQKHLYAEGPQVCQHIVVHPPGGIAGGDTLNLDIHAGQDSWAQLTSPGAAKWYRAGCPAKQQLNVRVDPGATLEWLPQETIVYSGAQAELTTRIDLEADARLFYWDVVALGRPASGERFEDGHFAAALDIRRDGQRLWHERQRVTGNDRLLDSPIGLAGHPVMATLIASGQIDAALIEACRAIPCQGRGNLTQLPGLVVARCLAHEALHARAWLIELWRRLRPALLGREAVPPRIWST; via the coding sequence ATGAACGCACCGGCCACCCTCTTCCACCCCGCCTGGCATGCCGAGCTTGAGCTGGCCTACGCCCGCATCGGCGACGGCACACGGCCGGTCACCCGGCGTCACCTCGGGCCGTTGCGGGTGCAGAAGCACCTGTACGCGGAAGGGCCGCAGGTCTGCCAGCACATCGTCGTGCACCCGCCCGGCGGCATCGCCGGCGGCGATACGCTGAACCTCGATATCCACGCCGGCCAGGACAGCTGGGCGCAGCTCACCAGTCCCGGCGCGGCCAAGTGGTACCGCGCCGGCTGCCCGGCGAAGCAGCAGCTGAACGTGCGCGTCGACCCCGGCGCCACGCTGGAATGGCTGCCGCAGGAAACCATCGTCTACTCCGGCGCGCAGGCCGAGCTGACGACGCGTATCGACCTCGAAGCGGATGCCCGGCTGTTCTACTGGGACGTCGTCGCCCTCGGCCGCCCGGCCAGCGGCGAGCGCTTCGAAGATGGCCACTTCGCCGCCGCCCTGGACATCCGCCGCGACGGCCAGCGCCTGTGGCACGAACGCCAGCGCGTGACCGGCAACGACCGCCTGCTCGACTCGCCCATCGGCCTGGCCGGCCACCCGGTGATGGCCACGCTGATCGCCAGCGGGCAGATCGACGCGGCGCTGATCGAAGCCTGTCGCGCCATCCCCTGCCAGGGGCGCGGCAACCTCACCCAACTGCCCGGCCTGGTGGTCGCCCGCTGCCTCGCCCACGAGGCGCTGCACGCCCGCGCCTGGCTCATCGAACTCTGGCGCCGGCTGCGGCCGGCGCTGCTCGGCCGCGAGGCCGTTCCTCCCCGAATCTGGAGCACCTAA
- a CDS encoding urease subunit gamma yields MDLTPREKDKLLIFTAGLVAERRLARGVRLNYPEAVALISAALLEGARDGQTVADLMHYGTTLLSREQVMEGVPEMIPEIQVEATFPDGTKLVTVHQPIA; encoded by the coding sequence ATGGACCTGACTCCCCGCGAGAAGGACAAGCTGCTGATCTTCACCGCCGGCCTGGTCGCCGAGCGCCGCCTCGCCCGCGGTGTAAGACTCAACTACCCGGAGGCCGTGGCGCTGATCTCCGCCGCGCTGCTCGAAGGCGCGCGGGATGGCCAGACGGTCGCCGACCTGATGCACTACGGCACCACGCTGCTGAGCCGTGAACAGGTGATGGAAGGCGTACCGGAAATGATCCCGGAGATCCAGGTGGAAGCCACCTTCCCGGACGGCACCAAGCTGGTCACCGTGCACCAGCCCATCGCCTGA
- a CDS encoding GNAT family N-acetyltransferase, giving the protein MLIRDASQADLGSLRDIYNDAVLNTTAIWNEVAIDLENRRAWLEVRAQQGFPVLVAEDGGEVVGYASYGPWRAFDGFRETVEHSVYVRADQRGKGLGPLLMQALIERARAQGLHVMVAAIESGNIASIRLHERLGFITSGQMPQVGQKFGRWLDLTFMQLILDPRSSP; this is encoded by the coding sequence ATGCTCATCCGCGACGCCAGCCAAGCCGACCTCGGCAGTCTGCGCGACATCTACAACGACGCCGTGCTCAACACCACCGCCATCTGGAACGAGGTCGCCATCGACCTGGAGAACCGCCGCGCCTGGCTGGAAGTGCGCGCGCAGCAAGGCTTCCCGGTACTGGTGGCCGAAGACGGCGGCGAAGTGGTGGGCTACGCCAGCTACGGCCCGTGGCGCGCCTTCGACGGCTTCCGCGAGACGGTCGAACACTCGGTCTACGTGCGTGCCGACCAGCGCGGCAAGGGCCTCGGCCCGCTGCTGATGCAGGCGCTGATCGAGCGCGCCCGCGCCCAGGGCCTGCACGTGATGGTCGCGGCCATCGAGAGCGGCAACATCGCGTCGATCCGTCTGCACGAACGCCTGGGCTTCATCACCAGCGGGCAGATGCCGCAGGTGGGACAGAAGTTCGGCCGCTGGCTGGACCTGACCTTCATGCAACTGATCCTCGACCCACGGAGCTCCCCATGA
- a CDS encoding urease subunit beta, producing the protein MIPGEYDIQPGEIELNAGRRTHALTVANSGDRPIQVGSHYHFLETNDALLFDRDAARGMRLNIPAGTAVRFEPGQSREVELVELAGERKVYGFAGRVMGSL; encoded by the coding sequence ATGATCCCTGGCGAATACGACATCCAGCCCGGCGAGATCGAACTCAACGCCGGCCGCCGCACCCACGCCCTGACGGTGGCCAACAGCGGCGACCGGCCGATCCAGGTCGGCTCGCACTACCACTTCTTAGAAACCAACGACGCACTGCTGTTCGACCGTGACGCGGCGCGCGGCATGCGCCTGAATATTCCCGCCGGAACGGCCGTGCGCTTCGAGCCGGGGCAGAGCCGCGAAGTGGAGCTGGTCGAACTGGCCGGCGAGCGCAAGGTTTATGGATTTGCGGGACGGGTGATGGGCAGCCTCTGA
- the ureC gene encoding urease subunit alpha yields the protein MKISRQAYADMFGPTVGDRVRLADTGLWIEVEQDFTVYGEEVKFGGGKVIRDGMGQSQLCAAQVVDTVITNALILDHWGVVKADVGLKHGRIAAIGKAGNPDIQPGVTIALGASTEVIAGEGMILTAGGIDTHIHFICPQQIEEALMSGVTTMIGGGTGPATGTNATTCTSGPWHMARMLQAADAFPMNIGFTGKGNASLPLPLEEQVRAGAIGLKLHEDWGTTPAAIDNCLTVADRLDVQVAIHTDTLNESGFVETTLAAFKGRTIHTYHTEGAGGGHAPDIIKACGFANVLPSSTNPTRPFTRNTIDEHLDMLMVCHHLDPSIAEDVAFAESRIRRETIAAEDILHDLGAFSMISSDSQAMGRVGEVITRTWQTADKMKKQRGALDGDGARNDNFRAKRYIAKYTINPAITHGVAHEVGSIEVGKLADLVLWRPAFFGVKPSLILKGGAIAASLMGDANASIPTPQPVHYRPMFASFGGSRHATCLTFLSQAAFDLGVHHELGLRKAIGVVKGCRSVQKTDLIHNAYLPHIEVDAQNYQVRADGQLLWCEPAEVLPMAQRYFLF from the coding sequence ATGAAGATCAGCAGACAAGCCTACGCCGACATGTTCGGCCCCACCGTCGGCGACCGCGTGCGCCTGGCCGATACCGGCCTGTGGATCGAGGTGGAGCAGGACTTCACCGTCTACGGCGAGGAAGTGAAGTTCGGCGGCGGCAAGGTCATCCGCGACGGCATGGGCCAGAGCCAGCTGTGCGCCGCGCAGGTCGTCGACACGGTGATCACCAACGCGCTGATCCTCGACCACTGGGGCGTCGTCAAGGCCGACGTGGGCCTCAAGCACGGGCGCATCGCCGCCATCGGCAAGGCCGGCAACCCGGACATCCAGCCCGGCGTGACCATCGCCCTGGGCGCCAGCACCGAAGTGATCGCCGGCGAAGGCATGATCCTGACCGCCGGCGGCATCGACACACACATCCACTTCATCTGCCCGCAGCAGATCGAAGAGGCGCTGATGAGCGGAGTCACCACCATGATCGGTGGCGGCACCGGCCCGGCCACCGGCACCAACGCCACTACCTGCACCTCCGGCCCGTGGCACATGGCGCGCATGCTCCAGGCCGCGGACGCCTTCCCCATGAACATCGGCTTTACCGGCAAGGGCAACGCCAGCCTGCCGCTGCCGCTGGAGGAACAGGTACGCGCCGGCGCCATCGGCCTGAAGCTGCACGAGGACTGGGGCACCACCCCGGCGGCCATCGACAACTGCCTGACCGTGGCCGATCGCCTCGACGTGCAGGTGGCGATCCATACCGACACCCTCAACGAATCCGGCTTCGTCGAAACCACCCTCGCCGCGTTCAAGGGCCGCACCATCCACACCTACCACACCGAGGGCGCCGGCGGCGGCCACGCGCCGGACATCATCAAGGCCTGCGGCTTCGCCAACGTGCTGCCCAGTTCGACCAACCCGACCCGGCCCTTCACCCGCAACACCATCGACGAACACCTGGACATGCTCATGGTCTGCCATCACCTGGACCCGAGCATCGCCGAGGACGTGGCCTTCGCCGAATCGCGCATCCGCCGCGAGACCATCGCCGCCGAGGACATCCTCCACGACCTTGGCGCCTTCAGCATGATCAGCTCCGACAGCCAGGCCATGGGCCGCGTCGGCGAAGTGATCACGCGCACCTGGCAGACCGCCGACAAGATGAAAAAACAGCGCGGCGCACTGGACGGCGACGGCGCGCGCAACGACAACTTCCGCGCCAAGCGCTACATCGCCAAGTACACCATCAACCCGGCGATCACCCACGGCGTCGCCCATGAAGTGGGCAGCATCGAAGTGGGCAAGCTGGCCGACCTGGTGCTCTGGCGCCCGGCCTTCTTCGGCGTGAAGCCGAGCCTGATTCTCAAGGGCGGCGCCATTGCCGCGAGCCTGATGGGCGACGCCAACGCGTCGATTCCGACGCCGCAGCCGGTGCACTACCGGCCCATGTTCGCCAGTTTCGGCGGCAGCCGCCACGCCACCTGTCTGACCTTCCTCAGCCAGGCCGCGTTCGACCTCGGCGTGCACCACGAACTGGGCCTGCGCAAGGCCATCGGCGTGGTGAAGGGCTGCCGCAGCGTGCAGAAGACCGACCTGATCCACAACGCCTACCTGCCGCACATCGAGGTCGATGCGCAGAACTACCAGGTACGCGCGGACGGCCAGTTGCTGTGGTGCGAACCGGCGGAGGTGCTACCGATGGCGCAGCGGTACTTCCTCTTCTGA